In the genome of Luteitalea pratensis, the window ATAGCCTCGAGTCACCTAAGGGGCTAGAGCCGGGCGAATACACACTCACCCTCACCATCGACCTTGCGGCGGCACGCGGCTTCAACTCGAAGGCCCCCTGCGCGGGGTTCCCCGAAGAGTTCGCATCGCGGAGCTATGCCGTGACCATTACGCCGACCCCATACTCCGCCGCGTACAACTGGTTGGTGCGTTCTGATTACCACGCGCTCCTGGGGCACGACCTATTCGTGTTCGCGGTGGCGGGCCAGTTCGTCGGGTTGGGTTTCGAAGAGCCATTCACGGAGGAGCTGCCAGGCCTCCGCCACGTCAGGATTGGCGGGTCGGATCGAGGGACAGTGGCGGCCGCGACCACCATCGGCTCGACGGTGTCGGTCTCCTATGAAGGGAGCTTCGAGTACTGCCAGACCAAGTCGTACGGCAGCCGCAACTGCTGGCACGAACCGGCAGACCAGGTAGTGGCCTACCACGCATGCTGGTCGGACCGCGCCACGATGACATTTAAGAAGCGATGATGCTTGCAGTTGACCTAGGCGGCGCCGGCTGCCGCACGACGCCAAGCTGTGCCCATCGACATTCTGTACGTTTCCGCGCGAGTTGTCGTCGCGACCGGAGACGCCCATAGGTGTATGCGCGGCAATCGGCAGGGTAGCGGATGATGCGTCGCATGCCGACGAGGCGCTGCCCACAGCAACGCGGCGTTGGTGCATGGCTGCGGACCCTCCCGTAGTGGGGCGGCTGTTGGAACCGCTGGCAGGCCGGCGCTCCGCGGCGGCATGATCGTGCGATGAAGTCGCGCGTCCATCCCACGTACAAGACGCAAGATCGGGTGGGGCATTGGCGGTTGTACGAACGCGCCCTGGTCAGTCGGGGCGACGTGACGCACGTAGCCGGGTTCACGAACATCGACATCCGTCGGAAGGAGGCGATTTTGATCCTCACACGTAGGCGACTCCTCACGCTCGCCGGCGGCATACCGACCAGCCAAGGGCTATCGGCGTTTGTTCCCACGGCGAGCGCTCGTCAGACCGTGAGCCCCGTGCCGCAAGACGATCCGTCGACCCTGCGGCGTATCGCTCGTGTCATCCAGGAGTATGACGACCAAGGTGATCACCGCACCGGCACCGACACCGATTACCGTTCGGCCCAGTGGCTCGCGAAGCACGCGGCACTCGCGGGTCATCGCGCCACGCTCGAGTCATTCCGCCTTATGCGAGTGGACCCGGGACCGTCCTATGTCCAGGCCGGCGAGCGACGCGTCGACGGCTTGCCGATGTTCGACGGCGCATTCACGAGCGAGCGCGGCGTCGTGGGGCGCCTCGGCGTTGCCGGTGGTGCGACGGAGATTGGGCTGTTCGTGGCGAACCTCATGGCCATCGCGGCCGAAGCGGCGCCGATCGAAGAACTCCGCCGGTCCAACAGGCACAAAGCGCTGATTGTCGTAACCAGGGCAGCACGGCCCGGGCTCTGCCCCATCAACGCGCGGTATTTTTCCCAACCCTTCGGGCCCCCCGTGTTGCAGGTCGGCAGCGAAGAAGAGGAGTGGTTGACCCAAGCCGCCAGCCGACAACAGGAGATCACACTGGTCGTGCAGGCGACCCGCACCGCGGCAGAAGCGTCGAACGTCGTGGCGCAAGTCAAAGGAACCGAGGCGGACCTGCCGCCGCTCGTCGTCTTCACCCCTCGGAGCAGTTGGTGGAACAGCGCAGCAGAGCGCGGAGGCGGGCTCGCGTGCTGGCTCGAAGCGATGCGAGCCGTCAGAGTGGGCGGACAGACTCGCAGCGTACTCTTTCTGGCGACCAGTGGACACGAGTTGGGCCACCTCGGCTTGGAACAGTTCCTCGCCCGGAGGGCACGTATCGGGAAGCAGGCGTTTGCATGGATGCTGTTCGGCGCGAACATCGGTGCGGCGCACGGCGCCCAACGGATGTCGCGGCTGCAGGCGTCGGATGATGAACTTGAGCGGCTGGCCGACGAAGCGATGACGCGTGCGGGTACCAAGGTCGACGGGAAGCTCCCGCGAGGCGCGGTGCCCAACGGCGAGGTGCGCAACATTCACGAACGGGGTGGACGCTATCTTTCCCTGGGTGGAACGAATCCCTACTTCCATAACCCAGGCGACCGTTGGCCGTTGACAGTGGACATCAAGGCGGTCGAGCGATACTCAAAGGCATTCGCCGATCTCATCACGGTGCTCGCGCAGCGGAAGCAACCATCGGCGGGTGCCGTTTGACGCTTGGCCGGAATCCTCGAGGCGGCTCACAAGACGCAGTATCGGGTGGGGAATTGGCGGGTGTACGAGCGCGCGCTCGTCGGTCGGGACGACGTGACCCTGTGGCTCTCGCCACCCGCCAGGGCCGCGGGGGGCGTGCCGCCGTCAATGGCCTTCGCGCCCGCAGTCGAGGTGGTCGGGACGTCGAGGCGACCCTCGCCTGTCGTGTTCTGAATCGGATGACCGCGCTTGGGAGGCCCGAGTCGTCGGTGATCACTCGTGACGAAATCCGGGAATTGGGCGAACTGCGAGTCCAGTGTTGAGCCACGCAACAACGCCGA includes:
- a CDS encoding carboxypeptidase-like regulatory domain-containing protein; this encodes MFRRAAVTCVRVTAHGTGILATCLCALLAANCDRSPTAPDGSGAQVRGIVMDRVGRPLGGALIAALDGPQAGTTHLTDETGKFELTGGPAGSVTVRVSRDGFTARTQVISWEPTNSSQRSYIPVWLDSLESPKGLEPGEYTLTLTIDLAAARGFNSKAPCAGFPEEFASRSYAVTITPTPYSAAYNWLVRSDYHALLGHDLFVFAVAGQFVGLGFEEPFTEELPGLRHVRIGGSDRGTVAAATTIGSTVSVSYEGSFEYCQTKSYGSRNCWHEPADQVVAYHACWSDRATMTFKKR